Proteins encoded within one genomic window of Candidatus Nezhaarchaeota archaeon:
- a CDS encoding threonine--tRNA ligase, with the protein MKLLLIHADLMSYEVREKAVEEAEEISDDKKTGKYENSLVVFTAVEEDDVRSLDAVVDNASKEIIDVLDKVKAEVVVIYPYAHLSSNLAKPKDALNILIRLERTLRDQGVNVSRAPFGWYKSFTLVCKGHPLSELSKSIKAETKAIETAKPEVERGYFVLIEPSGEVVELDRERPHEDKTIERYPLIKRLIMNERGSKPEKGAPPHIRLMQRLELADYEPASDVGHFKFLPKGALVKHLLEELAMEIAINDVGATVVETPMIYRLSVPEIAEQASRFLERDYRFKIDNEEFTLRFAGDFGLFSMMKKVTLSYKQLPLRVYELSHSFRLERRGECVGLKRLRGFTMPDIHCFCKDLGQGMEEFANLLKKYMKLVKAMNIDCVIVLRAVESFFSENKAWFVPLAKEIGEPILLEVLPTMKHYWVVKEEHQFIDSQGGNAQLCTVQLDVEDSERYGIKFVDRDGAKKGCIIVHSSMGSVERWIYALLEQAEKNKALGRPPMLPVWLSPIQVRVIPVSSEYLEEALKIAEEIEKAGIRVDVDDRDESVPRKVRDAEVEWIPFIVVVGEREVKEKVLSVRIREERRTVTIKLEELINLVNKESEGRPKAKLWIPKLLSMRPKFI; encoded by the coding sequence TGTAGTTGACAACGCATCTAAGGAGATCATAGACGTTTTAGACAAGGTAAAGGCTGAGGTGGTCGTAATATATCCATACGCTCACTTATCATCAAACTTAGCTAAGCCGAAGGATGCGCTCAACATCCTCATAAGGCTTGAGAGAACGTTGAGAGATCAAGGCGTCAATGTTTCGCGAGCTCCTTTCGGGTGGTATAAATCCTTCACCCTCGTGTGCAAAGGTCATCCTCTGTCAGAGCTGTCGAAGAGTATTAAGGCTGAGACTAAGGCCATCGAGACTGCTAAGCCAGAGGTCGAAAGAGGTTACTTCGTCTTAATAGAGCCAAGTGGCGAAGTGGTGGAACTTGATCGTGAAAGACCGCATGAGGATAAAACAATCGAGAGGTACCCCCTTATTAAGAGGTTGATAATGAACGAAAGGGGGTCGAAGCCAGAGAAAGGTGCTCCACCACATATCAGACTTATGCAGAGACTTGAATTAGCGGACTATGAGCCCGCATCAGATGTTGGTCACTTTAAATTCCTTCCCAAAGGTGCCCTGGTAAAGCATTTACTTGAAGAGTTAGCAATGGAAATAGCGATCAACGATGTGGGTGCGACTGTGGTCGAGACTCCAATGATTTATAGGTTAAGTGTTCCTGAGATAGCCGAGCAAGCTTCTAGATTTCTTGAGAGGGATTACAGGTTTAAAATAGATAATGAAGAGTTCACGCTCAGGTTTGCAGGCGACTTTGGGCTATTTAGTATGATGAAAAAAGTGACACTGAGCTACAAACAACTACCATTAAGAGTTTACGAGCTTTCCCATTCTTTCAGGCTTGAAAGGCGAGGTGAATGTGTTGGTCTCAAAAGGCTTAGGGGTTTCACCATGCCTGACATCCACTGCTTCTGTAAGGATTTAGGGCAAGGAATGGAGGAGTTCGCTAACCTCTTAAAGAAGTACATGAAGTTAGTGAAGGCAATGAACATAGATTGCGTGATAGTGCTTAGAGCTGTTGAGTCCTTCTTCTCAGAGAATAAAGCTTGGTTTGTGCCTCTGGCTAAAGAAATTGGAGAGCCGATACTACTGGAAGTACTGCCAACCATGAAGCACTACTGGGTTGTTAAGGAGGAGCATCAATTCATAGATTCTCAAGGAGGAAACGCACAACTATGCACTGTTCAATTAGATGTCGAGGATTCAGAGCGTTACGGCATAAAGTTTGTCGATAGGGACGGGGCTAAGAAGGGTTGCATAATAGTTCACAGTTCAATGGGGTCGGTAGAGAGGTGGATATATGCTCTTCTTGAACAAGCGGAGAAGAACAAGGCTTTAGGGAGACCGCCCATGCTGCCCGTGTGGTTATCACCGATACAGGTCAGGGTCATCCCAGTTTCATCCGAGTACCTTGAAGAAGCATTAAAGATAGCTGAAGAAATAGAGAAGGCTGGCATCAGGGTAGACGTGGACGATAGAGATGAGAGCGTGCCCAGAAAGGTCAGGGATGCTGAGGTAGAATGGATCCCCTTCATAGTTGTTGTAGGGGAAAGAGAGGTTAAGGAAAAAGTCCTCTCTGTTAGAATCCGAGAGGAGAGAAGAACCGTCACCATCAAGCTTGAAGAGCTAATAAATCTCGTAAATAAAGAAAGTGAGGGTAGACCCAAAGCTAAGTTATGGATCCCGAAGCTGTTGTCGATGAGACCTAAGTTTATCTAG